A genomic window from Arthrobacter sp. FW305-BF8 includes:
- a CDS encoding MFS transporter — MTAPPATAHSAPKATRSASAITTVLALSGTLVALMQTLVVPLLPDFPRILSVTPDDASWLVTATLLASAVATPIVSRSADMYGKRKMMVICLAIMVAGSVMAALGGTFLWLIIGRALQGFSASLIPVGISIMRDELPKEKMGSAVALMSATLGIGSAMGLPLAGLLYESLGWTSIFWVSAGAGVLLLLAVVLVVPESKVRTPGRFDYAGALVLSAALGSLLLAISKGGAWGWGSEPVLLLFLAAALLLAVWIPYELRVGQPMVDLRTTARRPVLMTNLASLLIGFAMFANMLLTTQQLQLPAATGYGFELNVITAGLCMVPSGLAMVVFAPVSGGIIRRFGGRSALLAGAAVMIVGYVGRVFFYDSITWVIIGSTVVSVGTAIAYAAMPTLIMGAVPITETASANGLNSLVRSIGTSTSSAAVAAVLTSVTIPLGAARLPSFDAFRDVFWMAALASAASVLATVFIPCTTTHRPAAPAAAELVVQGRVLAPDHRPLTPAVVTVLQMEGEPVDWSRVDTEGNYSVALPGAGKYLVVANAAGWAPMAEVFDFDGRTLKQNFLLQERLEIRGRAAIGREPVTGAVVTLLHATGEHVDTARTDDDGVYTLPLPAAGRYIVAMLHPVTHQAVARKLAVDNRSEIVDLAAERAPEVNSAEGIGGEPVRA; from the coding sequence ATGACAGCACCCCCTGCCACAGCACACTCTGCCCCGAAAGCAACCCGCAGCGCCTCCGCCATCACCACGGTCCTGGCGCTCAGCGGCACGCTGGTCGCACTCATGCAGACCCTCGTGGTGCCCCTGCTGCCCGACTTTCCACGGATCCTGTCCGTCACGCCCGACGACGCATCCTGGCTGGTCACGGCCACACTCCTCGCCAGCGCCGTCGCCACCCCGATCGTGTCCCGCAGCGCCGACATGTACGGCAAGCGGAAGATGATGGTCATCTGCCTGGCCATCATGGTGGCCGGTTCGGTCATGGCCGCCCTGGGCGGGACCTTCCTGTGGCTGATCATCGGCCGCGCCCTGCAAGGGTTTTCCGCGTCGCTGATCCCGGTGGGCATCAGCATCATGCGCGATGAGCTGCCGAAGGAAAAGATGGGCTCCGCGGTGGCACTCATGAGCGCCACCCTGGGCATCGGCAGCGCCATGGGCCTGCCGCTCGCCGGACTCCTCTATGAAAGCCTCGGCTGGACGTCGATCTTCTGGGTTTCCGCCGGGGCCGGCGTGCTGCTGCTGCTGGCAGTGGTCCTTGTGGTTCCGGAATCCAAGGTCCGCACTCCCGGCCGCTTCGACTACGCGGGCGCACTGGTGCTGTCCGCCGCACTCGGATCACTGCTGCTGGCCATTTCCAAGGGCGGCGCCTGGGGCTGGGGCTCGGAACCAGTGCTGCTGCTGTTCCTCGCAGCGGCACTGCTGCTGGCCGTTTGGATTCCCTACGAGCTCAGGGTGGGCCAGCCCATGGTGGATCTTCGCACCACGGCGCGGAGGCCTGTCCTGATGACAAACCTCGCGTCGCTGCTGATCGGCTTCGCGATGTTCGCCAACATGCTCCTCACCACGCAGCAGCTCCAGCTCCCCGCTGCCACCGGTTACGGCTTTGAACTGAACGTCATCACGGCCGGCCTCTGCATGGTGCCGTCCGGACTGGCCATGGTGGTGTTCGCACCGGTGTCCGGAGGGATCATCCGGCGCTTCGGCGGCAGGTCCGCCCTCTTGGCCGGCGCCGCAGTGATGATCGTGGGGTACGTGGGCCGGGTCTTCTTTTACGACTCCATCACCTGGGTGATCATTGGTTCCACCGTGGTGAGCGTCGGCACGGCCATCGCGTATGCCGCCATGCCAACACTGATCATGGGTGCCGTCCCGATCACGGAGACCGCTTCCGCCAACGGACTCAACAGCCTGGTCCGCTCCATTGGCACGTCGACCTCCAGCGCCGCCGTCGCCGCAGTTCTGACCTCGGTCACCATCCCGCTCGGCGCCGCCCGGCTGCCCTCGTTCGATGCGTTCCGGGATGTGTTCTGGATGGCCGCGCTGGCCTCCGCCGCCTCCGTCCTCGCCACCGTCTTCATCCCGTGCACCACCACCCACCGCCCCGCAGCACCGGCGGCAGCGGAACTGGTGGTGCAGGGGCGCGTCCTGGCACCCGACCACCGCCCGCTTACTCCCGCCGTCGTCACCGTCCTCCAGATGGAGGGCGAACCGGTGGACTGGAGCCGCGTGGACACCGAGGGCAATTATTCGGTGGCGCTGCCTGGCGCCGGGAAGTACCTCGTGGTGGCCAACGCCGCGGGCTGGGCGCCGATGGCGGAGGTCTTCGATTTCGACGGGCGCACGCTGAAGCAGAACTTCCTCCTGCAGGAGCGGCTGGAAATCAGGGGCCGGGCGGCCATCGGCCGCGAGCCCGTGACCGGCGCCGTGGTCACACTGCTGCACGCCACCGGGGAGCATGTGGACACCGCAAGGACGGACGACGACGGCGTGTACACACTTCCGCTTCCCGCCGCCGGACGCTACATAGTGGCTATGCTTCATCCCGTGACTCATCAAGCCGTGGCGCGGAAGCTCGCCGTCGACAACCGGTCCGAGATCGTGGACCTAGCCGCTGAACGCGCCCCTGAAGTGAACAGCGCAGAAGGGATCGGCGGGGAGCCGGTGCGCGCATGA
- a CDS encoding iron-siderophore ABC transporter substrate-binding protein: MTSPLFRGRSAAAGTTRRSLLKTAGKATAVLAAAALSLTACSTGPASSSASEASATSSAGAQFPVTIKHVFGQTTIKEQPKRVVTVSWVNDDVAIALGVVPVGVPKNEWGGNDKGSTPWKDAALEKLGAGFGSDKAPVQFSEADGINFTEIAKLNPDVILGAYSGLTEEDYKKLTEIAPVVAHPELAYGTSWQDSTSIIGKALGKEAEATKLIADTEATVKDKVSAYPQLAGKSFIYGNLEPAKSDGVNVYTANDNRPRFLSEIGMKLAPVVEENSKDSKEFFIPWSAEKANELDSDIFVTWVPDAKTTESIKADPLLGQIPAIKNGAMVADSDNTLTLSISASSPLSLPWSLDKFLPQLAKAADKATAAV, encoded by the coding sequence GTGACTTCCCCCCTCTTCCGCGGCCGCTCGGCTGCCGCTGGCACCACGCGCCGCTCACTGCTCAAGACCGCCGGCAAGGCCACCGCCGTCCTCGCCGCCGCGGCACTTTCCCTCACCGCATGTTCCACCGGGCCCGCCTCTTCCTCCGCTTCGGAAGCCAGCGCCACTTCATCCGCCGGTGCGCAGTTCCCCGTGACCATCAAGCACGTCTTCGGCCAAACCACCATCAAGGAGCAGCCCAAGCGGGTCGTCACGGTCTCCTGGGTCAACGACGACGTTGCCATTGCGCTGGGCGTGGTTCCGGTGGGCGTGCCCAAGAACGAATGGGGCGGCAATGACAAGGGCTCGACGCCGTGGAAGGACGCCGCGCTGGAGAAGCTCGGCGCGGGCTTCGGTTCGGACAAGGCGCCGGTCCAGTTCTCCGAGGCTGACGGCATCAACTTCACTGAGATCGCCAAGCTCAACCCTGACGTCATTTTGGGTGCCTACTCCGGCCTGACGGAGGAGGACTACAAGAAGCTCACGGAAATTGCGCCCGTTGTTGCGCATCCCGAGCTGGCCTACGGCACGTCCTGGCAGGACTCCACGAGCATCATCGGCAAGGCGCTGGGCAAGGAGGCCGAAGCCACGAAGCTGATCGCCGACACCGAGGCCACCGTCAAGGACAAGGTCTCCGCCTACCCGCAGCTCGCTGGCAAGAGCTTCATCTACGGAAACCTCGAGCCGGCCAAAAGCGACGGCGTGAACGTGTACACCGCCAACGACAACCGCCCGCGCTTCCTCAGCGAGATCGGCATGAAGCTCGCCCCCGTGGTGGAGGAGAATTCGAAGGACTCCAAGGAATTCTTCATCCCGTGGTCCGCAGAGAAGGCCAACGAGCTCGATTCCGACATCTTCGTGACCTGGGTCCCGGACGCCAAGACCACGGAGTCCATCAAGGCTGACCCGCTGCTGGGCCAGATCCCGGCCATCAAGAACGGCGCCATGGTCGCGGACTCGGACAACACGCTCACCCTGTCCATCTCGGCCTCCTCGCCGCTGAGCCTGCCGTGGTCGCTGGACAAGTTCCTGCCGCAGCTGGCCAAGGCCGCCGACAAAGCTACTGCCGCGGTCTGA
- a CDS encoding DUF3375 family protein gives MPRSATSSADAISARLRDLELLTKGPAWALTRSAPWVIAVLQASFTRTRPQLPLEEFHADVDSFLEQLRRHDPGLGGHANGKSFGDEWTRKQFLTRRNQSGQIVYEVTEPAARVLAFLDSLSSERSTLNGSRLGTLLGDVEKLANETNPDQSARLEALEEEIGERQQLIEDISSGDFDGLLDDDQAVEAAGNILDLAASLPADYKKMRDRIEELVGELRNQIIEESLTKGATMAQVLEADKRLRQSPEGRTFRSFTAFLEDPQQQLRFRSAIGEVLSRQFADDLSPEDRETLKNLVAELRQQHSQIQRIYGKLSESLNTYVQSDDFRQSVRLRKVLREAEQAIRSMPYERERPGLVRGPVLFNAGFESLAMVKLFDPDEFAAPPRLADPIAFSDSDRVRSPRTAKARPEAIRAAAAGASTLAEAWEQLAPEEQHINSIRALLSHALHTGAGFDQLAWEALDFEQIDGTTRKAYLPVVTLKKD, from the coding sequence GTGCCCCGGTCCGCTACGTCCTCCGCTGACGCGATCAGCGCCAGGCTCAGGGACCTTGAGCTCCTCACCAAGGGGCCGGCATGGGCCCTCACCCGTTCCGCCCCGTGGGTGATCGCTGTCCTGCAGGCATCCTTCACCCGCACCCGGCCGCAGCTTCCGCTGGAAGAATTCCATGCCGACGTCGACTCCTTCCTTGAGCAGTTGCGCCGCCATGACCCGGGGCTGGGCGGCCATGCCAATGGGAAGTCCTTCGGCGATGAGTGGACCCGCAAGCAGTTCCTGACGCGACGGAACCAGTCGGGGCAGATCGTGTACGAGGTCACCGAGCCGGCCGCCCGCGTGCTGGCGTTCCTGGACAGCCTCTCCAGCGAAAGGTCCACGCTCAACGGGTCCCGCCTGGGCACGCTGCTGGGCGACGTTGAGAAGCTCGCCAACGAGACCAACCCGGACCAGAGCGCCCGGCTCGAAGCGCTCGAGGAGGAGATCGGGGAGCGGCAGCAGCTGATCGAGGACATCAGCTCCGGTGACTTCGACGGCCTCCTCGACGACGACCAGGCCGTCGAAGCGGCCGGCAACATCCTGGACCTCGCGGCCAGCCTGCCCGCGGACTACAAGAAGATGCGTGACCGGATCGAGGAGCTCGTGGGCGAGCTCCGCAACCAGATCATCGAGGAATCCCTGACCAAGGGCGCCACGATGGCCCAGGTACTTGAGGCGGACAAGCGGCTGCGCCAAAGCCCGGAAGGCAGGACCTTCCGTTCCTTCACGGCCTTCCTCGAGGACCCGCAGCAGCAGCTGCGCTTCCGTTCCGCGATCGGCGAAGTGCTCAGCCGGCAGTTCGCGGACGACCTGTCGCCGGAGGACCGCGAGACCCTGAAAAATTTGGTGGCTGAGCTCCGGCAGCAGCACAGCCAGATCCAGCGCATCTACGGCAAGCTCAGCGAGAGCCTGAACACCTACGTCCAGAGTGACGATTTCCGTCAGTCGGTGCGGCTCCGCAAGGTGCTGCGGGAGGCCGAACAGGCCATCCGGTCCATGCCCTACGAGCGCGAACGGCCTGGCCTGGTCCGGGGTCCGGTGCTGTTCAACGCAGGTTTCGAATCCCTCGCCATGGTCAAGCTTTTCGACCCCGATGAGTTTGCTGCCCCGCCCAGGCTCGCCGACCCCATCGCGTTCAGCGACTCGGACCGGGTCCGCTCGCCCCGGACCGCCAAGGCCAGGCCGGAGGCGATCCGCGCCGCGGCAGCCGGGGCCTCCACCCTCGCCGAGGCGTGGGAGCAGCTGGCGCCGGAGGAACAGCACATCAACTCCATCCGGGCGCTCCTCTCGCACGCACTCCACACCGGTGCCGGCTTTGACCAGCTGGCGTGGGAGGCCCTCGACTTCGAACAGATAGACGGCACCACCCGCAAGGCGTACCTGCCGGTGGTAACGCTCAAGAAGGATTAG
- a CDS encoding ATP-binding protein encodes MSIASMLPLGDVVNPGQMRLALVQVVNWGTFHGAHTMHVDRNGTLLTGNSGVGKSTLFDAMLRVFDARPRSNEAAAQRSGAVEDKRTTFTYMRGKVGDKAVGEGSASAFQRPGATWSAVALTFDNAAGTKVTVSALFDLPKNGTESSVGRYYLIDNRPLDLAAIEDIAEKRFTRAALESIFPDAQVFDVHKAFAERFRRLLGINSDQALPLLRVIQAGKGLGGSVNTFFRDQVLDAPATLAAADDVVEEFSNLMSIRQRLEDVRQQRDQLAPVPGLNREYAQSLLDANRLRELAGEEFESYRQQLAVTVHEKTLARFKALAQAKAKELAAERGVRDGLAKELRQLEAEYNNQGGNAISSIEQSLENARVGLKLRQQMEEAARQALTDAGLDLEWTADGWEQAHAQAATRSAELKDDSAALQELRFEAFDAHATKKRELAAAEQELVSLKTRKSLLPPSSIENRAAIAAATGIPEEQMPFGGELIDLAEGQDHWRPAAERALRNLATTLLVPGEHFAAVTRYLNDHAVRGALRAVDVSKPLAGAALAVEDVADGDLLTKLDILTPGTKGGSAAQASVWIRERIALDFAYPCVENPDELAALDKGLSLGGVVKRNRHTVEKDDRFTSRQDYVLGFDNASKLELVAGQVEDLRQELAKAAQLAQSREESHQGLSRQLEALRKVAEDNRPWEQVSAAVAADELARIEQRLKDALAAQADLEPLRANIEAARQKHQSSTEAAAVLQSEYKALDQQLTASDSLLEAARLRLNQAPPSDSTSAALAPYFAEFGDVTEMHELDNLAGRVRAQLLGDLHGAESRAQATSERLTRIFEGFVRDWGTAISADHGTSIGAVGEFEARYHAIINDGLPAQEAEFRQFFNQRTHESFSTLLHLLDEERRSITSRILPLNGILSEVNFHEGSYLELDIKQTLPATAKQFKDAIQNALKTRHIRPAKAEAAKADAGHTGQNDDAELTARYKSLETLVKRLGSQTPEDRRWRAEVLDVRGHLFIQCKEHREVDAPGKKGGKRTDVFMHADTGSMSGGERQRFTAFIMAAALSYQLGIAEQGFTTYGTVMMDEAFVLASEEFAGAGIKALHEFGFQLLLAAPENVIDLSRHLGSVTEILRDRRTNRSGVLTAPVITPKPGTEGRWRSEANPVDIVLR; translated from the coding sequence GTGAGTATTGCGAGCATGCTTCCGCTGGGCGACGTCGTTAACCCGGGCCAGATGCGCCTCGCCCTGGTGCAGGTGGTCAACTGGGGTACGTTCCATGGCGCCCATACGATGCACGTGGACCGCAACGGCACCCTGCTCACCGGCAACTCCGGCGTGGGCAAGTCGACGCTGTTCGACGCCATGCTGCGGGTGTTCGACGCCCGGCCGCGCTCCAACGAGGCAGCAGCCCAGCGGTCGGGCGCCGTGGAGGACAAGCGGACCACGTTCACGTATATGCGCGGCAAAGTGGGGGACAAGGCCGTCGGCGAGGGCTCGGCCAGTGCGTTCCAGCGCCCCGGTGCCACCTGGTCCGCCGTCGCCCTGACGTTCGACAACGCGGCAGGCACCAAGGTGACGGTGTCGGCGCTGTTTGACCTGCCCAAGAACGGCACAGAGTCGAGCGTTGGCCGGTACTACCTGATCGACAACAGGCCGCTGGACCTCGCCGCCATCGAGGACATCGCGGAGAAGCGCTTCACCAGGGCTGCGCTGGAAAGCATCTTCCCGGACGCCCAGGTCTTTGACGTGCACAAGGCCTTCGCGGAGCGGTTCCGCCGGCTCCTGGGCATTAACTCGGACCAGGCGCTTCCGCTGCTCCGGGTCATCCAGGCCGGCAAGGGCCTGGGCGGCAGCGTGAACACGTTCTTCCGCGACCAGGTGCTGGACGCGCCGGCCACCCTGGCGGCTGCGGACGACGTCGTCGAGGAATTCAGCAACCTCATGTCCATCCGGCAGCGGCTGGAGGACGTCCGGCAGCAGCGCGACCAGCTGGCCCCCGTCCCGGGACTGAACAGGGAGTACGCGCAGTCGCTGCTGGACGCGAACAGGCTGCGTGAACTCGCAGGCGAGGAGTTCGAGTCCTACCGTCAGCAACTTGCTGTTACCGTGCACGAGAAAACGCTCGCCCGCTTCAAGGCCCTCGCCCAGGCGAAGGCCAAGGAGCTCGCAGCGGAACGCGGCGTGCGGGACGGACTCGCCAAGGAGCTCCGGCAGCTGGAGGCGGAGTACAACAACCAGGGCGGCAACGCCATCTCCTCGATCGAGCAGTCCCTGGAGAACGCCCGGGTGGGGCTGAAGCTCCGCCAGCAGATGGAGGAGGCGGCCCGGCAGGCGCTGACGGATGCCGGCCTGGATCTGGAATGGACGGCAGACGGTTGGGAGCAGGCCCACGCACAGGCGGCCACCCGCTCCGCCGAGCTGAAGGATGACTCCGCGGCCCTGCAGGAGCTCCGCTTTGAGGCTTTCGACGCCCACGCGACAAAGAAACGTGAGCTTGCCGCGGCCGAGCAGGAGCTTGTGTCGCTGAAAACGCGCAAGTCCCTGCTGCCGCCGTCGAGCATTGAAAACCGGGCCGCCATTGCCGCGGCCACGGGCATTCCCGAGGAACAGATGCCGTTCGGTGGCGAGCTGATAGACCTTGCCGAGGGCCAGGATCATTGGCGCCCCGCCGCTGAACGTGCCCTGCGGAACCTGGCCACCACGCTGCTTGTTCCCGGCGAGCACTTTGCCGCCGTCACCCGCTACCTGAACGACCACGCCGTCCGAGGCGCCCTGCGCGCGGTGGACGTGTCCAAGCCGCTCGCCGGAGCGGCGCTGGCCGTGGAGGACGTGGCCGACGGCGACCTGCTGACTAAGCTGGATATCCTCACCCCGGGGACAAAGGGCGGGTCCGCCGCACAAGCTAGTGTGTGGATCCGTGAGCGGATCGCCCTCGACTTCGCATACCCGTGCGTGGAGAACCCCGACGAACTGGCGGCCCTGGACAAGGGCCTGAGCCTCGGCGGCGTGGTCAAACGCAACCGGCACACCGTGGAGAAGGACGACCGGTTCACCAGCCGGCAGGACTACGTCCTCGGGTTCGACAATGCCTCCAAGCTGGAGCTCGTGGCCGGACAGGTGGAGGACCTGCGCCAGGAACTGGCCAAGGCGGCACAGCTGGCGCAAAGCCGCGAGGAATCGCACCAGGGCCTGTCCCGGCAGCTCGAGGCGCTGCGCAAAGTGGCCGAGGACAACCGCCCGTGGGAGCAGGTGTCGGCCGCAGTGGCGGCAGACGAGCTTGCCAGGATCGAGCAGCGGCTCAAGGACGCCCTTGCGGCCCAGGCGGACCTTGAACCGCTCCGCGCCAACATCGAGGCGGCGCGCCAGAAGCACCAGTCCAGCACCGAGGCTGCCGCGGTGCTGCAGAGCGAATACAAGGCGCTGGACCAGCAGCTAACCGCCTCCGACTCGCTGCTGGAAGCCGCGCGCCTCCGCCTGAACCAGGCGCCGCCGTCGGACTCCACCTCCGCCGCGCTGGCGCCGTACTTCGCCGAATTCGGCGACGTCACCGAGATGCATGAGCTGGACAACCTGGCCGGCCGGGTGCGCGCCCAGCTGCTCGGCGACCTGCACGGTGCAGAGTCCCGGGCCCAGGCCACGTCGGAGCGGCTCACCCGGATCTTCGAAGGCTTCGTCCGCGACTGGGGCACCGCAATTTCGGCTGACCATGGCACTTCCATCGGCGCCGTCGGTGAGTTCGAGGCCCGCTACCACGCGATCATCAATGACGGATTGCCGGCACAGGAGGCCGAGTTCCGGCAGTTCTTCAACCAGCGCACGCACGAGTCGTTCAGCACGCTGCTCCACCTGCTTGACGAGGAACGCCGGTCCATCACCAGCAGGATCCTGCCGCTGAACGGGATCCTGTCCGAGGTGAATTTCCACGAGGGCAGCTACCTGGAACTCGACATCAAGCAGACCCTGCCGGCCACGGCCAAGCAGTTCAAGGACGCCATCCAGAACGCGCTGAAGACCCGTCACATCCGGCCGGCCAAGGCAGAGGCAGCCAAGGCGGACGCCGGCCACACGGGCCAGAACGACGACGCCGAGCTGACCGCCCGCTACAAGTCCCTGGAGACGCTGGTGAAGCGGCTGGGGTCGCAGACTCCCGAGGACCGGCGCTGGCGGGCTGAGGTGCTGGACGTGCGCGGCCACCTGTTCATCCAGTGCAAGGAGCACCGCGAGGTGGACGCCCCCGGGAAGAAGGGCGGCAAGCGGACGGACGTCTTCATGCACGCCGACACCGGCTCCATGTCCGGCGGTGAACGCCAGCGGTTCACCGCGTTCATCATGGCCGCGGCGCTGAGTTACCAGCTGGGCATCGCCGAGCAGGGCTTCACCACGTACGGCACGGTGATGATGGACGAGGCGTTCGTGCTGGCCTCCGAGGAATTCGCCGGCGCAGGCATCAAGGCGCTGCACGAGTTTGGGTTCCAGCTGCTCCTGGCGGCGCCGGAGAACGTCATCGACCTGTCCCGTCACCTGGGCTCAGTCACAGAGATCCTGCGGGACAGGCGCACCAATCGCTCCGGCGTGCTCACCGCGCCCGTTATCACCCCGAAACCGGGCACAGAAGGCCGATGGCGCTCCGAGGCCAATCCCGTCGATATCGTGCTGCGCTAG
- a CDS encoding TetR/AcrR family transcriptional regulator, with product MSSPSQESILTAADRLFGERGYRAVTVRDIAAEAGVSAALVMKLFISKAKLFAAVQPDESLLTELSVPASELGGALVFRVLMRRERGMHEPWAIIPINVHDAPDPEAARNELRERYVGSIAQLIGDATPDRRYASTVTALMTGFGETVRTLGLFDSWDFDELVAYYGGIVQAPIDACTAAHA from the coding sequence ATGAGCAGCCCCAGCCAGGAGTCCATCCTCACCGCGGCGGACCGGCTGTTCGGCGAACGCGGCTACCGGGCCGTGACGGTCAGGGACATCGCCGCTGAGGCCGGGGTTTCCGCGGCCCTGGTGATGAAACTGTTTATCTCCAAGGCCAAGCTCTTCGCAGCGGTGCAGCCGGACGAGTCGCTGCTCACCGAGCTGTCCGTCCCGGCCTCCGAGCTCGGTGGCGCCCTGGTCTTCCGCGTGCTGATGCGGCGGGAACGCGGCATGCACGAGCCGTGGGCCATTATTCCGATCAATGTTCACGATGCCCCGGATCCCGAAGCGGCGCGGAACGAGTTGCGCGAACGCTACGTCGGCAGCATCGCACAGCTGATCGGGGATGCGACGCCGGACCGCCGCTACGCGTCGACTGTCACCGCGCTGATGACCGGCTTCGGCGAAACCGTGCGAACCCTGGGACTCTTCGACAGCTGGGACTTTGACGAGCTGGTGGCCTACTACGGAGGGATCGTGCAGGCGCCGATCGACGCCTGCACGGCCGCACATGCCTAA